A single genomic interval of Chloracidobacterium validum harbors:
- a CDS encoding S41 family peptidase, whose product MVRRFRLSHLFSWGWRWQPLRQITFGLLLGLLLLGGTPASVYPVTTKDRPPKRNGLQHNARVFDTVCQLVERKYYDPKLHGANWSALTQQFRRQALVATNETTLYNTINQLLSYLDDQHTFALSPSRVQEEKQGARVGLGVQLRKVEGKWLVARVLGGSAAQEAGVRPGWILDELDSRPFDGFKPGQRFAVGQSVRLKFLDSNDNPKRIEISCRPFATTPEQRAQFLQGSVLYIRFSEFAPKTADWIEEQLLANPRATTLIVDLRENTGGLLDTLADCLRLIYRQDVVFGDFIQRNQKPLRLRVSGNRHAFTGEVLVMIDETSASAAEIFAAAIQDTGRGIALGRRTAGAVLASIQESLPDGGKVQISIRDYRTVRGVRLEGRGVTPDVMIKLTLDDIRRNIDVDLQRAMQQLNLNPQSKRSPDVPAPGQRVTTSLAQSSGFELGLTCF is encoded by the coding sequence GTTTTCGGCTAAGTCACCTTTTCAGTTGGGGTTGGCGTTGGCAGCCACTGCGGCAAATCACTTTTGGGCTGTTGCTTGGACTTTTGCTACTTGGCGGCACGCCAGCATCTGTTTACCCAGTCACCACCAAGGACCGCCCACCAAAGAGAAATGGTTTACAACACAACGCGCGGGTTTTCGATACCGTGTGTCAGTTGGTCGAGCGCAAGTATTATGACCCGAAGCTGCACGGGGCAAACTGGAGCGCCCTGACCCAGCAGTTTCGGCGGCAGGCGCTTGTGGCAACGAACGAAACCACACTCTACAACACCATCAACCAGCTTCTCAGCTACCTGGACGACCAGCACACGTTTGCCTTGTCACCCAGCCGCGTGCAAGAAGAGAAACAGGGCGCGCGCGTTGGGTTAGGTGTCCAGTTGCGCAAAGTCGAAGGCAAGTGGCTGGTCGCGCGCGTCCTTGGCGGCTCGGCGGCTCAGGAAGCCGGGGTGCGCCCAGGCTGGATTCTGGACGAGTTGGATTCGCGCCCTTTCGATGGGTTCAAGCCCGGTCAGCGCTTCGCAGTCGGGCAATCGGTACGGCTCAAGTTCCTGGACTCAAACGACAACCCGAAGCGTATCGAAATTTCTTGTCGCCCCTTTGCGACGACGCCAGAACAGCGCGCTCAATTTCTTCAAGGCAGCGTGCTCTACATTCGGTTCAGCGAATTCGCGCCCAAGACCGCCGACTGGATTGAGGAACAACTGCTCGCCAACCCGCGCGCGACAACGCTCATCGTTGACCTCCGTGAAAACACCGGGGGCTTGCTCGACACGCTGGCGGACTGCCTGCGGCTCATTTACCGCCAGGATGTGGTTTTTGGTGATTTCATTCAGCGCAATCAAAAGCCGCTCCGCCTGCGCGTCAGTGGCAATCGCCACGCCTTTACGGGCGAGGTACTGGTTATGATTGACGAAACCTCAGCAAGCGCGGCTGAAATTTTTGCGGCGGCCATTCAGGATACCGGGCGTGGTATTGCCCTGGGCCGGCGGACGGCCGGGGCGGTCCTGGCGAGCATTCAGGAATCCCTGCCCGATGGCGGCAAAGTCCAGATCAGCATCCGCGATTACCGCACCGTGCGTGGCGTCCGTCTCGAGGGGCGCGGGGTCACGCCGGATGTCATGATTAAGCTCACCCTTGACGACATTCGCCGGAACATTGACGTCGACCTCCAGCGAGCAATGCAGCAGCTCAACTTGAACCCCCAATCCAAGCGGTCTCCAGATGTTCCCGCGCCAGGGCAGCGCGTAACGACTTCGCTTGCTCAGAGTTCAGGTTTCGAGCTGGGCTTGACCTGTTTTTGA
- a CDS encoding DUF971 domain-containing protein, whose product MSELLPRAVNVNRTEGTLSVVWPDGTATTVPLMKLRQVCPCATCAESRGENPHPGLLEAPPAAKPRSRGLPMLGDVRKFQISGMHHVGRYALGVTWADNHQSIYSWTFLAEMKAAPPSST is encoded by the coding sequence ATGTCAGAACTGTTGCCACGCGCCGTCAATGTCAACCGCACCGAGGGAACGCTCTCCGTTGTTTGGCCGGATGGCACGGCCACGACCGTCCCGTTGATGAAACTTCGGCAGGTGTGTCCCTGCGCAACCTGTGCCGAGTCCCGTGGGGAGAACCCACACCCTGGGTTGCTCGAAGCGCCACCGGCAGCCAAACCGCGTTCGCGTGGGCTTCCGATGCTGGGCGATGTGCGTAAGTTCCAGATCAGCGGCATGCACCATGTGGGTCGCTATGCCCTGGGCGTGACGTGGGCCGACAACCATCAGAGCATTTATTCGTGGACGTTTTTGGCAGAAATGAAAGCTGCTCCGCCGTCTTCGACATAG
- a CDS encoding acyl-CoA thioesterase translates to MTSPTTPPLEALAGYPVIITIPVAWGDMDAAQHVNNTVYFRYFESARIAYFERIAFGLDFAQSVGPIVAHTQCRFRWPLTYPDTISVGTGVSGLGDDRFVMRFTIASHRHGKVAAQGDGLIVSYDYRNQRKAPLPAAVRAAIMTLERFDPTAPPSLPTT, encoded by the coding sequence ATGACCAGTCCCACCACACCGCCGCTAGAAGCGCTGGCGGGGTATCCCGTCATCATTACCATTCCCGTTGCCTGGGGCGATATGGATGCCGCGCAGCATGTCAACAACACCGTGTATTTCCGCTACTTTGAAAGCGCCCGGATCGCTTACTTCGAGCGGATTGCCTTCGGCCTTGACTTTGCCCAGTCGGTCGGACCCATCGTGGCGCATACGCAATGCCGGTTTCGATGGCCGTTGACCTACCCAGACACCATTTCAGTCGGAACCGGGGTCAGCGGGCTGGGTGATGATCGCTTCGTCATGCGCTTCACCATCGCCAGCCACCGGCATGGCAAAGTTGCCGCCCAGGGCGACGGTCTCATCGTGTCGTATGATTACCGCAACCAGCGCAAGGCCCCGTTGCCGGCCGCCGTCCGCGCCGCCATCATGACCCTCGAAAGATTTGACCCAACCGCGCCGCCGTCGCTTCCCACAACCTAG
- a CDS encoding beta-ketoacyl-ACP synthase III, whose protein sequence is MPTQAAGIIGTGRALPERTLTNADLEKMVETSDEWIVSRTGIRERRIAAPDETTSHFATIAAQRALDAAGIAPNDLDLIICATVCPDMMLPSTACLIQSKLGARRAAAYDLVAACSGFIYGLATARSFIEAGHCRHALVIGAELLSRFVDYTDRATCVIFGDGAGAAVLGPVAPGRGILAHRILSDGNYADLLYTPGGGTRYPASPETIEQRLHYIKMRGNELFKVAVRSMSDTVGQILDELRLTPSDVDLFIPHQANQRITDAVANRLDIGSERIYANIERMGNTSSASIPIALDECVTAGRVKPGNLIVFASFGAGVTWGAMAVRW, encoded by the coding sequence ATGCCCACCCAAGCTGCTGGAATCATCGGAACCGGGCGCGCCCTGCCAGAACGCACCCTGACCAATGCCGATCTCGAAAAGATGGTCGAAACGAGCGACGAATGGATTGTATCTCGGACGGGCATCCGTGAACGCCGCATCGCTGCCCCAGACGAAACCACATCTCATTTTGCCACCATTGCCGCCCAACGCGCCCTCGATGCCGCCGGAATCGCGCCCAACGACCTTGACCTCATTATCTGCGCGACGGTGTGCCCCGACATGATGCTCCCCTCGACGGCGTGCCTCATTCAGTCGAAACTAGGGGCCAGACGCGCCGCCGCCTATGACCTCGTGGCGGCCTGTTCGGGCTTCATCTATGGTCTGGCTACCGCACGGTCATTCATCGAAGCCGGACATTGTCGCCATGCGCTCGTGATCGGAGCGGAGTTGCTTTCTCGCTTCGTGGACTACACCGACCGCGCCACCTGCGTCATCTTTGGGGACGGGGCCGGGGCCGCCGTCCTTGGGCCCGTTGCCCCCGGACGTGGCATCCTGGCGCACCGGATTCTGAGCGATGGCAACTACGCTGATTTGCTTTACACGCCGGGCGGCGGCACACGCTATCCGGCTAGCCCGGAGACCATCGAGCAACGCCTGCACTACATCAAGATGCGCGGCAATGAACTCTTCAAAGTCGCGGTTCGAAGCATGTCCGATACCGTCGGACAGATTCTCGATGAGCTACGGCTGACGCCGTCCGATGTGGATTTATTCATTCCGCACCAGGCCAATCAACGGATCACCGACGCGGTTGCCAACCGTCTCGACATTGGGAGCGAGCGCATTTATGCCAACATCGAGCGCATGGGCAACACATCGTCGGCATCAATCCCCATCGCGCTCGATGAATGTGTCACAGCCGGGCGCGTCAAGCCAGGCAACTTGATTGTCTTTGCGTCGTTTGGCGCCGGAGTAACCTGGGGCGCCATGGCCGTCCGATGGTAG
- the ppdK gene encoding pyruvate, phosphate dikinase — translation MTPHVASQKNVYRFIAGKADGHGAMKDLLGGKGAGLAEMTAAGLPVPPGFTITTAVCHRYYAAGNQLPADVWEESCAALREVEAAVGKTFGDATNPLLVSVRSGAKFSMPGMMDTVLNLGLNHTTAQGLIQQTNNERFARDAHRRFIQMFGRIVLGVPGERFDHALETLKAERGIRQDIELTAADLQQLVAQFEAIVERETGNPFPYDPYEQLRLAICAVFNSWYGKRAVDYRRLNKIPDDLGTAVNVVAMVFGNMGDDSGTGVAFTRNPSTGEPVLFGEYLPNAQGEDVVAGIRTPQKLEALRETMPDVYAQFCEVAARLERHYRDAQDLEFTIERGKLWMLQTRNAKRTGAAAVKIAVDLVQEGIISPEEAVLRVEPNHLDQLLHPMVDPKADITLLGKGLPASPGAAAGAVVFDPDVAEKRAQSGERVILVRAETSPEDFHGMVAAQGILTARGGLTSHAAVVARGMGKPCIAGCGELILDATGMRLGGQTLAEGDFITLDGTTGRILLGDVPLVSPEIGAEFETFMRWVDDARKMRVRTNADTPHDARVARSFGAEGIGLCRTEHMFFEGERIDSVRQMIMVSGTYQRLIAALDKVAGDLERLRGDAQKVSALEAERAALEAELETPARLFRGALEALLPMQRADFVGIFEAMDGFPVTIRLLDPPLHEFLPHTDEEIAALAAKLNLSVQDVQSRVAALREHNPMLGHRGCRLGIAYPEITEMQVRAIFEAAVEVARRGITVLPEVMIPLVGDVNELRAQEAIVRRVADEVQQAAGVMIPYLVGTMIELPRAALTADKIATVAEFFSFGTNDLTQTTFGFSRDDAGTFLPMYVERKILADDPFQVLDREGVGELLRIGTQKGRAARPTLKVGICGEHGGEPSSVAFCHELGFDYVSCSPYRVPIARLAAAQAALRQPRA, via the coding sequence ATGACACCCCATGTCGCATCACAAAAAAATGTCTATCGCTTCATTGCCGGTAAAGCCGACGGGCACGGCGCGATGAAAGACCTGCTTGGAGGCAAAGGGGCCGGGCTGGCCGAAATGACGGCAGCCGGCCTGCCCGTTCCACCAGGCTTCACCATCACGACTGCGGTTTGCCATCGCTACTATGCGGCGGGCAATCAGTTGCCGGCGGATGTTTGGGAGGAATCCTGCGCGGCCCTGCGCGAAGTCGAAGCCGCCGTCGGCAAGACATTTGGTGACGCGACTAACCCGTTGCTGGTCTCGGTTCGGTCGGGAGCGAAATTCTCGATGCCGGGCATGATGGATACCGTCCTCAACCTTGGTCTGAACCACACGACCGCGCAGGGACTCATCCAACAGACCAACAACGAACGGTTTGCCCGTGATGCCCACCGCCGCTTCATCCAGATGTTCGGACGCATTGTTCTGGGGGTTCCCGGTGAGCGGTTCGACCACGCGCTCGAAACCTTGAAGGCTGAGCGTGGCATTCGGCAAGACATCGAACTCACTGCCGCCGACCTGCAACAGCTCGTCGCGCAGTTTGAAGCCATCGTCGAACGGGAAACTGGCAATCCGTTTCCATACGATCCTTACGAGCAACTCCGACTGGCCATCTGCGCGGTTTTCAACTCCTGGTATGGCAAGCGCGCCGTGGACTATCGCCGATTGAACAAGATTCCCGACGACCTGGGCACGGCAGTCAATGTCGTCGCCATGGTATTTGGCAACATGGGCGATGACTCGGGCACAGGCGTTGCCTTCACGCGCAACCCTTCAACTGGCGAGCCGGTGTTGTTCGGTGAATATCTGCCCAATGCCCAGGGCGAAGACGTGGTAGCCGGCATCCGCACACCGCAAAAGCTCGAAGCGCTGCGCGAAACAATGCCGGATGTGTACGCGCAGTTTTGTGAAGTCGCCGCGCGCCTTGAACGCCACTACCGCGATGCGCAGGATTTGGAGTTCACCATCGAACGGGGCAAGTTGTGGATGCTCCAGACGCGCAATGCCAAGCGCACGGGCGCGGCGGCAGTCAAAATTGCCGTTGATTTGGTGCAAGAAGGCATCATCTCGCCAGAAGAGGCGGTGTTGCGCGTCGAGCCGAATCACCTTGATCAGCTACTCCATCCGATGGTGGACCCCAAAGCCGACATCACGCTGCTGGGCAAAGGACTCCCGGCCAGCCCCGGAGCGGCCGCTGGCGCGGTCGTGTTTGACCCAGATGTGGCTGAAAAGCGCGCACAGTCCGGCGAGCGCGTCATCCTGGTGCGCGCGGAAACTTCACCGGAAGACTTTCATGGCATGGTCGCCGCCCAGGGCATTCTGACAGCTCGCGGCGGACTGACCTCCCATGCGGCCGTCGTTGCCCGCGGCATGGGCAAACCCTGCATTGCGGGTTGTGGCGAACTCATCCTCGATGCCACAGGTATGCGCCTAGGTGGCCAGACCCTGGCCGAAGGCGACTTCATTACCCTTGACGGCACAACCGGACGCATTTTGTTAGGCGATGTTCCGCTGGTGTCACCAGAAATCGGCGCTGAATTTGAAACCTTCATGCGCTGGGTGGACGACGCCCGGAAGATGCGCGTCCGAACCAACGCCGATACCCCGCACGACGCGCGGGTGGCGCGCAGTTTTGGCGCGGAAGGCATCGGACTCTGTCGCACCGAACACATGTTTTTTGAAGGAGAGCGAATTGATAGTGTCCGCCAGATGATCATGGTTTCGGGAACCTATCAGCGGCTCATCGCGGCTCTTGACAAAGTCGCTGGCGACTTGGAGCGCCTCAGGGGAGATGCCCAAAAAGTTAGTGCGTTGGAAGCCGAACGCGCGGCGTTGGAAGCCGAACTGGAAACACCCGCGCGGCTTTTCCGAGGGGCGCTTGAGGCGCTGCTTCCGATGCAACGCGCCGATTTCGTGGGTATCTTTGAAGCCATGGATGGCTTTCCGGTGACGATTCGGCTGCTGGACCCACCCCTTCACGAGTTTCTGCCCCACACCGATGAAGAGATTGCAGCGCTGGCGGCCAAGCTCAACCTATCGGTTCAAGATGTCCAGTCACGGGTCGCGGCCCTGCGTGAACACAACCCGATGCTTGGTCACCGTGGCTGTCGCCTCGGCATTGCTTACCCAGAGATTACTGAAATGCAGGTGCGCGCCATTTTTGAAGCGGCTGTCGAGGTGGCGCGGCGCGGCATAACCGTTCTGCCGGAAGTCATGATCCCGCTGGTCGGTGATGTCAACGAACTCCGTGCCCAGGAAGCCATCGTGCGGCGAGTGGCCGACGAAGTCCAACAGGCGGCCGGCGTGATGATTCCCTACTTGGTTGGAACCATGATCGAACTACCGCGCGCGGCGCTGACGGCCGACAAGATTGCAACCGTCGCCGAGTTTTTCAGCTTCGGCACCAACGACCTCACCCAAACCACCTTCGGCTTTTCACGCGACGATGCCGGGACGTTTCTCCCGATGTACGTCGAGCGGAAAATCCTGGCCGACGACCCCTTCCAGGTGCTGGATCGGGAGGGGGTCGGCGAACTCCTGCGCATCGGGACGCAAAAGGGCCGCGCGGCGCGGCCAACGCTCAAGGTAGGCATTTGCGGCGAACATGGCGGGGAGCCATCTTCGGTAGCATTCTGTCATGAGCTTGGCTTCGACTATGTGAGTTGCTCGCCATACCGCGTGCCGATTGCGCGTTTGGCAGCGGCACAGGCGGCGCTACGGCAACCTCGCGCATAG
- a CDS encoding PD-(D/E)XK nuclease superfamily protein, which produces MPGKGKAPLSGNQLKQQVVALAQKLGLNARTEVKAARRLWGQKRLIDVVVTDGKTGKTLGIECKFQATPGTAEEKVPATIQDISHWPIPGIVVLAGEGFSMNMKGYLMSTGKAVWFDELEEWLRLYFGL; this is translated from the coding sequence ATGCCGGGTAAAGGAAAAGCTCCCCTGAGTGGCAACCAGCTCAAACAGCAAGTCGTTGCTTTGGCTCAGAAACTCGGACTAAACGCGCGAACTGAGGTAAAAGCGGCTAGAAGACTCTGGGGGCAGAAGCGCTTGATTGATGTCGTCGTTACCGATGGAAAAACCGGGAAGACACTGGGCATCGAATGCAAATTTCAAGCTACTCCGGGAACGGCAGAGGAAAAAGTGCCAGCGACAATTCAAGACATTTCACACTGGCCGATCCCTGGTATCGTTGTTCTTGCTGGAGAGGGTTTTTCAATGAATATGAAAGGCTACTTGATGTCCACCGGAAAGGCCGTATGGTTTGATGAGTTAGAAGAGTGGCTACGCCTGTATTTTGGGTTATGA
- a CDS encoding DNA adenine methylase — MGNLTVPRPFLKWAGGKARLAAALLERRPTVMRTYHEPFVGSGALFFRLYREGRLRHASLSDVNPELIDTYLAIRDEVTEVMRLLSEFQHHREYYYEVRARDPWRLSRPERAARMIYLNKTGYNGLYRVNQRGKFNVPFGRYDSPTYFDKENLLAVSVALQNVDLICTSFETVIGRVKPGDWVYFDPPYVPVSQTSNFTAYHADGFDLASQKKLRDVCVELSLNDIYVMISNSDTDVVRALYDTPDFVIDEIQAGRAINCNRGKRGKITELVITNYRTDGTKQLRLFERQPERMAFHEPA, encoded by the coding sequence ATGGGCAACCTGACTGTTCCACGGCCATTTCTCAAGTGGGCCGGCGGCAAGGCACGCCTGGCCGCGGCTTTGCTGGAGCGCCGACCGACGGTGATGAGAACCTACCATGAGCCGTTCGTTGGCAGCGGAGCCCTCTTTTTTCGCCTCTATCGTGAAGGTCGTCTTCGGCATGCCAGCCTGTCGGATGTCAATCCTGAGCTGATTGATACTTACTTGGCCATCCGCGATGAGGTCACCGAGGTCATGCGACTTCTGTCTGAATTTCAGCACCACCGGGAATACTACTACGAAGTGCGCGCCAGAGACCCCTGGAGGCTGAGCCGACCAGAACGGGCCGCGCGCATGATTTACCTCAATAAAACCGGCTATAACGGCTTATACCGGGTCAATCAACGTGGAAAATTCAATGTTCCATTTGGGCGCTATGACTCGCCAACGTACTTTGACAAGGAGAACCTGTTGGCCGTTTCGGTTGCTCTCCAAAATGTTGACCTTATTTGCACTTCTTTTGAGACAGTTATTGGTCGGGTCAAACCAGGCGATTGGGTCTATTTCGATCCGCCTTATGTGCCAGTTTCACAAACATCCAACTTCACTGCCTATCATGCCGATGGCTTTGATTTAGCCAGTCAGAAAAAACTGCGTGATGTTTGTGTTGAACTGAGTCTAAACGACATCTATGTCATGATTTCCAACTCAGACACAGACGTTGTCCGCGCACTTTATGATACGCCAGATTTCGTGATTGATGAGATTCAAGCCGGCCGAGCGATTAACTGCAACCGTGGTAAGCGCGGCAAGATCACGGAACTGGTCATCACCAACTACCGAACCGACGGAACGAAGCAGTTGCGTCTCTTCGAGCGGCAACCGGAGCGGATGGCATTCCATGAGCCGGCCTGA
- a CDS encoding UvrD-helicase domain-containing protein encodes MDTQLSPEQRCAVEAPLQSCLVLAGPGTGKTRTLAHRAVYAVSALNVPPAAILAVTYTNKATEEMRDRLRRFLPDTAGHLTVGTFHGFCIQLLRQYPDKVGLPKHFGVADEKTQVEALLRLKPGIQPSNARTILGHFSQCRVGDRRRPTFAREQYAALRQDNPLFAEYEDYLRRNALIDFDDILLLTERLLDDADVLAVVRQRLQMILVDEFQDTDRAQYAILKRLALDLDPPTKARHNVIPVFAVADDDQSIFAWRGAHPENIHQFFTEFLGGQDAAVFRLETNYRCSGNIVAAANRLMRQSPRLFDKTPRAHHPPGEAVRLCSYVNAAEEIRGIAAEIRHAHYLGVPFSEMAVLYRYHKTGEALEAALLPMGIPCQVVRRVSVYEAPEVKRFLLLMRATLNPDDDLAVAELIGVLTDDATRRTFEQRCQPLKTAKQPLRHALWVALGDEDAGLRRAAGRVVSLLSLGKTYLDSAPCLSAWIAAVGAFFEPDAAQPPALTPPADDLHKGVNWLARLSEVGGALVVAASAPLHEKTATYLLTYTLAGQAGFQILPRSALGDALPKEKTVLLALDATAMQAALARWKFTAVITLGNQLGPLAQPARAHLRIATDTLPVSERGGQPSGFVVLWKLARAYLAHTLRPLFRDYTVVDLETTDKDPKRCDIVELAAVRVRDGNLTDASYSTLVHPTLEPISPGAQATHHITPEDVAGAPTFAEVAADFRNLIGNDLLVAHNGLAFDFPILKRRLREVGHTLDNPLFDTLLFARQLYAGHPTVKRFRLEDLAALHGIDTGTAHRALDDVKTLAGVFERLQADYNERRSATLGTDTLGILALAMLLEMDEAQAEASDLFQSGAAMWKTSGGGDLMRWLADDPAGSHALAVWRRRVGAAAGTPLSRPAMTLAALAKRYDDLPVREGMTGLLDFTRLFTAADTWRDCDAVTLMTIHAAKGLEFAYVWLPALEEPQRPNEFNGAPSKPSSDKEAKQLEEERRLLYVAVTRAERQLSLSWAAQRSAPDTGSLPQPTQRLRFLAELDCQETRFPPGEDGFVPRPDLT; translated from the coding sequence ATGGATACCCAACTTAGCCCAGAACAGCGCTGCGCCGTCGAAGCGCCCCTTCAGTCCTGCCTGGTTCTGGCCGGCCCCGGCACGGGAAAAACCCGGACGCTTGCCCACCGCGCCGTCTATGCCGTCAGCGCGCTGAACGTCCCGCCGGCGGCGATCCTGGCCGTCACCTACACGAACAAGGCGACCGAAGAAATGCGTGACCGGTTGCGCCGGTTCCTGCCTGATACGGCCGGACACCTCACCGTTGGCACCTTTCACGGCTTTTGCATCCAACTGCTGCGCCAGTACCCGGACAAGGTCGGGCTTCCCAAGCATTTTGGCGTGGCTGATGAAAAGACCCAGGTGGAGGCCCTGCTGCGGCTCAAACCCGGGATACAACCTTCCAATGCGCGCACCATCCTGGGTCACTTTTCCCAATGTCGCGTTGGCGACCGACGCCGACCGACATTTGCGCGGGAGCAGTACGCGGCCCTGCGCCAGGACAATCCGCTCTTTGCCGAGTATGAGGATTATCTGCGCCGGAACGCCCTCATTGACTTTGACGACATTCTGTTGCTGACGGAACGGCTGCTCGATGACGCGGACGTGTTGGCGGTCGTCCGCCAGCGACTCCAGATGATCCTGGTGGATGAATTCCAGGACACCGACCGGGCGCAATACGCCATTCTCAAGCGGCTGGCGCTTGACCTTGACCCACCGACGAAGGCTCGCCACAACGTCATTCCGGTCTTTGCGGTTGCGGATGACGACCAATCCATTTTTGCCTGGCGCGGCGCGCATCCCGAAAACATTCACCAGTTCTTCACCGAGTTTCTCGGCGGCCAGGACGCGGCGGTATTCCGGCTTGAAACCAACTACCGCTGTTCCGGCAACATCGTCGCGGCCGCAAACCGGCTCATGCGGCAGTCGCCGCGGCTGTTTGACAAAACACCCCGCGCCCACCATCCCCCAGGCGAAGCGGTGCGATTGTGCAGCTACGTCAATGCGGCAGAGGAAATTCGCGGCATTGCGGCCGAGATTCGCCACGCGCACTACCTCGGTGTTCCCTTTTCGGAGATGGCCGTCCTTTATCGCTATCACAAAACCGGCGAAGCCCTGGAAGCAGCACTGCTGCCGATGGGCATTCCGTGCCAAGTTGTCCGAAGGGTTAGCGTGTATGAAGCGCCGGAAGTCAAGCGCTTTCTCTTGTTGATGCGGGCAACGCTCAATCCTGACGACGACCTGGCCGTGGCCGAACTGATCGGCGTCCTGACCGATGACGCGACTCGCCGCACCTTTGAACAGCGCTGTCAACCGCTGAAGACCGCGAAGCAACCCCTCCGGCATGCGCTCTGGGTCGCGCTCGGCGACGAGGACGCCGGACTGCGCCGGGCAGCCGGGCGCGTCGTGAGCCTGTTGAGCCTGGGGAAAACCTACCTTGACAGCGCCCCCTGTCTCTCGGCGTGGATTGCCGCGGTAGGCGCGTTTTTTGAGCCTGACGCGGCGCAACCACCGGCGCTGACGCCACCAGCCGATGACCTCCACAAGGGCGTCAACTGGTTGGCGCGGCTCTCGGAAGTCGGCGGCGCGCTGGTGGTTGCCGCGTCCGCCCCGCTCCATGAGAAGACCGCGACCTACCTGCTGACCTACACCCTCGCCGGGCAAGCGGGCTTTCAAATTCTGCCCCGGAGCGCGCTTGGCGATGCGCTCCCAAAAGAGAAAACGGTTTTGTTGGCTTTGGATGCGACCGCGATGCAGGCCGCCCTAGCGCGCTGGAAGTTTACCGCGGTCATTACCTTGGGCAACCAGCTCGGTCCTCTCGCCCAACCGGCGCGCGCGCACCTGCGAATCGCGACCGACACGCTGCCGGTCAGTGAGCGGGGTGGGCAACCAAGCGGCTTCGTTGTCCTCTGGAAGCTAGCGCGCGCCTACCTTGCCCACACCCTGCGTCCGTTGTTTCGGGATTACACCGTCGTCGATTTGGAAACAACCGACAAAGACCCCAAACGCTGCGACATCGTCGAACTGGCAGCGGTGCGCGTCCGGGACGGCAACCTCACGGATGCGTCTTACAGCACGCTGGTCCATCCAACCCTGGAGCCGATTTCGCCAGGCGCGCAAGCGACACACCACATTACGCCGGAGGATGTGGCCGGCGCGCCAACCTTCGCCGAGGTGGCCGCCGACTTCCGCAACCTGATCGGAAATGACCTACTGGTGGCGCACAATGGGCTGGCGTTTGATTTCCCGATCCTCAAACGCCGCTTGCGGGAGGTAGGGCATACCCTCGACAATCCACTGTTCGACACGCTGTTGTTCGCGCGTCAGCTTTACGCCGGCCACCCAACCGTCAAGCGTTTTCGCCTGGAAGACCTCGCCGCCCTGCACGGCATTGACACCGGAACCGCACACCGCGCCCTAGATGATGTCAAAACGCTGGCCGGTGTGTTTGAACGCCTGCAAGCGGATTACAACGAGCGCCGGAGCGCAACCCTTGGCACGGACACACTGGGCATCCTGGCGCTGGCCATGCTGCTGGAAATGGACGAAGCCCAGGCTGAAGCGTCGGACCTGTTTCAGTCCGGCGCGGCAATGTGGAAGACCTCCGGCGGAGGAGACCTCATGCGGTGGCTGGCGGATGATCCGGCAGGAAGCCACGCCTTAGCGGTGTGGCGACGCCGGGTCGGCGCGGCAGCCGGCACCCCCCTGAGCCGTCCGGCCATGACGCTGGCCGCGCTTGCCAAACGCTACGACGACCTGCCAGTTCGGGAGGGCATGACCGGACTCCTGGACTTCACGCGCCTGTTCACGGCGGCCGATACTTGGCGCGACTGTGACGCTGTCACCCTGATGACCATCCATGCCGCCAAGGGCCTGGAGTTTGCTTACGTGTGGTTGCCGGCGCTTGAAGAGCCACAACGACCAAATGAGTTCAACGGCGCGCCTTCCAAACCCAGCTCCGACAAGGAAGCCAAGCAACTTGAAGAAGAACGGCGGTTGCTCTACGTGGCCGTGACGCGCGCCGAGCGCCAACTTTCGCTCTCCTGGGCGGCCCAGCGCAGTGCGCCAGACACCGGCAGCCTCCCCCAACCCACCCAACGCCTGCGCTTCCTGGCTGAACTTGACTGTCAGGAAACGCGGTTTCCGCCCGGCGAAGATGGCTTCGTGCCACGCCCCGATCTGACCTAA